The following coding sequences lie in one Asterias amurensis chromosome 18, ASM3211899v1 genomic window:
- the LOC139950640 gene encoding COP9 signalosome complex subunit 7b-like isoform X1: MELPTPAATQVSATHQPLEQFLLLAKSTKGAAVVGLIKQVIEAPGVYVFGELLEMPNVQELSTGPNKSYVSALNLFAYGTYQEYEENISQFPDLSQVALTKLRHLTVVTLAAKSKHIPYSVLLKELHMKNLRELEDLIIETIYADVIRGKLDQKNQELEVDYAIGRDTKPEVVSDIVNVLQEWCDGCEAVLSNIEDQIVRANKHKEHCVKTKQQIEQEVLNIKKAIKASSSSQDIDDQHMQADTREMEVQAIKPVKKSSKIKGLRGSGKLWTKSN; encoded by the exons ATGGAGCTCCCTACCCCCGCAGCCACTCAAGTGAGTGCGACCCATCAGCCGCTGGAACAATTCCTGCTGCTGGCTAAATCAACGAAAGGTGCTGCTGTAGTTGGACTCATTAAACAGGTCATTGAAGCGCCTGGAGTCTATGTGTTTGGAGAGCTCTTAGAAATGCCAAATGTTCAAGAG cttTCTACTGGTCCCAATAAGTCATATGTTTCTGCACTGAACCTGTTTGCGTATGGAACATATCAAGAATATGAAG aAAACATCTCACAGTTCCCAGACCTTTCCCAGGTTGCTCTTACAAAGCTCAGACATCTGACAGTTGTGACGCTAGCAGCCAAGTCCAAACACATCCCATACTCTGTGCTACTCAAGGAACTACACATGAAAAACCTAAGAGAATTAGAG GACTTAATAATCGAGACGATCTATGCAGACGTAATTCGTGGCAAATTGGATCAGAAAAACCAAGAGTTGGAAGTAGACTATGCCATCGGTAGAGACACAAAACCAGAAGTAGTGTCAGATATCGTCAACGTCTTACAAGAATG GTGTGACGGATGCGAGGCCGTACTTAGTAACATCGAGGACCAGATTGTGAGAGCCAACAAGCACAAGGAACACTGCGTCAAGACAAAGCAACAGATCGAACAAGAG GTTTTAAATATAAAGAAGGCCATTAAGGCTTCCTCATCATCACAAGATATCGATGACCAACACATGCAAGCAGATACCAGGGAGATGGAGGTACAAGCTATCAAACCCGTCAAGAAGTCTTCCAAGATAAAAGG GTTAAGGGGCAGTGGAAAGCTGTGGACAAAATCAAACTGA
- the LOC139950640 gene encoding COP9 signalosome complex subunit 7b-like isoform X2 yields MELPTPAATQVSATHQPLEQFLLLAKSTKGAAVVGLIKQVIEAPGVYVFGELLEMPNVQELSTGPNKSYVSALNLFAYGTYQEYEENISQFPDLSQVALTKLRHLTVVTLAAKSKHIPYSVLLKELHMKNLRELEDLIIETIYADVIRGKLDQKNQELEVDYAIGRDTKPEVVSDIVNVLQEWCDGCEAVLSNIEDQIVRANKHKEHCVKTKQQIEQEVILLTDQQTYKQTVRWTDKVLKSQQAQLQGETTD; encoded by the exons ATGGAGCTCCCTACCCCCGCAGCCACTCAAGTGAGTGCGACCCATCAGCCGCTGGAACAATTCCTGCTGCTGGCTAAATCAACGAAAGGTGCTGCTGTAGTTGGACTCATTAAACAGGTCATTGAAGCGCCTGGAGTCTATGTGTTTGGAGAGCTCTTAGAAATGCCAAATGTTCAAGAG cttTCTACTGGTCCCAATAAGTCATATGTTTCTGCACTGAACCTGTTTGCGTATGGAACATATCAAGAATATGAAG aAAACATCTCACAGTTCCCAGACCTTTCCCAGGTTGCTCTTACAAAGCTCAGACATCTGACAGTTGTGACGCTAGCAGCCAAGTCCAAACACATCCCATACTCTGTGCTACTCAAGGAACTACACATGAAAAACCTAAGAGAATTAGAG GACTTAATAATCGAGACGATCTATGCAGACGTAATTCGTGGCAAATTGGATCAGAAAAACCAAGAGTTGGAAGTAGACTATGCCATCGGTAGAGACACAAAACCAGAAGTAGTGTCAGATATCGTCAACGTCTTACAAGAATG GTGTGACGGATGCGAGGCCGTACTTAGTAACATCGAGGACCAGATTGTGAGAGCCAACAAGCACAAGGAACACTGCGTCAAGACAAAGCAACAGATCGAACAAGAGGTAATCTTACTGACAGATCAACAGACCTACAAACAAACAGTCAGGTGGACAGACAAGGTTTTGAAATCACAACAAGCACAGCTTCAAGGGGAAACAACAGATTAA